The Exiguobacterium acetylicum genome includes a window with the following:
- the crcB gene encoding fluoride efflux transporter CrcB, translating into MLYVLVGLAGILGASARYGLGLLIGDLTTGPFPWPTLAINLIGSFLLGYATHFLFRTKLLHQYAITAIGTGFIGSFTTFSTFSVETVTLIQTHHVTDALLYVLISLFGGLFLSYLGYTLGTRRLRRVTKGRE; encoded by the coding sequence ATGCTCTATGTACTCGTAGGTCTCGCAGGTATTCTTGGAGCCTCTGCTCGTTATGGACTCGGACTGCTGATTGGCGACTTGACGACCGGTCCTTTCCCGTGGCCGACGCTTGCAATCAACTTAATTGGGAGCTTTCTGCTCGGCTATGCGACACACTTTTTATTTCGAACGAAACTCTTACACCAGTATGCGATTACAGCAATCGGAACAGGATTCATTGGATCGTTCACGACGTTCTCGACGTTCAGTGTAGAAACGGTGACCTTAATCCAAACACATCATGTAACGGATGCCCTTTTATATGTTCTCATCAGTCTGTTTGGTGGCTTATTCCTGTCTTATCTCGGTTATACGCTTGGGACAAGACGGCTACGTCGCGTGACGAAAGGACGTGAGTGA